A single genomic interval of Cyprinus carpio isolate SPL01 chromosome B24, ASM1834038v1, whole genome shotgun sequence harbors:
- the LOC109075905 gene encoding short transient receptor potential channel 1-like, protein MHINALPYSLSVIMAALYQGTDSSSPDKYLALKDVREVKEETTLDEKLFLLACEKGDYYMVKKLLEEKRHGELNINCVDVLGRDAVTISIENENLEILQLLLVHGCQATDALLVAIDSEVVGAVDILLNHRPRRSSKPSIAKLIQRIQNPEYSTTMDVAPVILAAHRNNYEILTMLLKQDISLPRPHAVGCECTLCNAKNKKDSLRHSRFRLDIYRCLASPSLIMLTEEDPILRAFKLSADLKELSLVEVEFRNDYEELAKQCKMFAKDLLAQARNSRELEVILNHKSSEDHVDKRGLLEERMNLSRLKLAIKYNQKEFVAQSNCQQFLNTVWFGEMASYRRKHTCLKILYVLSVALMWPLLSICYLLGPRSRVGQVIHTPFVKFIIHSASYFTFLLLLNLYSLVYNEGKKNTMGPPLELIDYLLILWIIGMVWSDVKRLWYEGLEDFLEESRNQLSFVMNSLYLATFALKVVAHSKFKNVEERPFEERKNWDAFHPLLVAEGLFAFANVLSYLRLFFMYTTSSILGPLQISMGQMLQEFGKFLGLFLLVLISFTIGLTQLYGKDKDLSSSKNTTKDCTGIFCREQSNDTFHTFMGTCYALFWYIFSLAHVALFVTRISYTEELRSFVGALIIGTYNIVVVIVLTKLLVAMLHKSFRQIANHEDKEWKFARAKLWLSYFDDKCTLPPPFNILPCPKTVCYLVISLSKWICSHTSTGKVKRQNSLKEWRNLKQKRDENYQKIMCCLVHRYLTSTRQKMQSTDQATVENLSDLRQDLSKFRNEMRDLLGFRTSKYAMFYPRS, encoded by the exons ATGCACATCAATGCTTTGCCGTACTCTCTCTCCGTTATAATGGCTGCTCTATATCAGGGCACGGACTCGTCTTCTCCGGATAAATATCTGGCGTTAAAAGACGTCAGAGAGGTGAAGGAGGAGACCACTCTGGACGAGAAGCTCTTTCTGCTGGCCTGCGAGAAGG GAGACTACTACATGGTGAAGAAACTTCTGGAGGAGAAACGACATGGTGAATTAAACATTAACTGTGTAGATGTACTTGGGAGAGATGCTGTCACCATTTCAATCGAAAATGAGAATCTAGAAATATTGCAGTTGCTCTTGGTTCATGGCTGTCAG GCCACAGATGCATTATTAGTGGCTATTGATTCAGAAGTGGTAGGAGCAGTTGACATCCTACTAAACCATCGGCCCAGGCGTTCCTCCAAGCCTTCTATTGcg AAATTGATCCAGCGCATTCAAAACCCAGAGTATTCCACCACCATGGATGTTGCTCCAGTCATTCTTGCTGCCCACCGGAACAATTATGAGATTTTGACAATGCTATTAAAGCAAGACATCTCTCTGCCCCGACCCCATGCTGTAGGGTGCGAGTGCACCCTCTGTAATGCCAAGAACAAGAAGGATAGTCTTCGCCACTCAAG GTTCCGTCTAGATATCTATCGGTGCCTTGCTAGCCCATCCTTGATCATGCTTACAGAAGAAGACCCCATTCTGAGAGCATTCAAGCTCAGTGCTGATCTGAAAGAGCTGAGCCTGGTGGAAGTGGAGTTTCG GAATGATTATGAAGAACTTGCCAAGCAATGCAAGATGTTCGCCAAGGACCTGCTGGCTCAGGCCCGCAACTCTCGTGAGCTGGAAGTCATACTAAACCATAAGTCCAGTGAGGACCACGTAGACAAGAGAGGCCTACTAGAGGAACGCATGAACCTCAGTCGCCTTAAACTGGCCATAAAATACAACCAAAAGGAG TTCGTTGCCCAGTCCAACTGTCAGCAGTTCCTGAACACAGTGTGGTTTGGCGAGATGGCGAGCTACCGCCGCAAGCACACATGCTTGAAGATCCTGTATGTTTTGAGCGTGGCACTGATGTGGCCTCTGCTGTCCATCTGTTACCTGCTGGGACCCCGTTCTCGAGTGGGCCAGGTCATCCACACACCTTTTGTCAAGTTCATCATCCATAGTGCATCCTACTTCACCTTTCTGCTCCTTCTGAACCTTTACTCACTGGTCTACAACGAGGGTAAGAAGAACACCATGGGTCCCCCTTTGGAGCTGATAGACTACCTTCTCATTCTCTGGATTATAG GCATGGTGTGGTCTGATGTGAAGCGTCTGTGGTATGAAGGATTGGAGGACTTCCTGGAAGAGTCACGCAACCAGCTGAGCTTTGTCATGAACTCACTTTATTTGGCCACTTTTGCCCTAAAAGTGGTGGCTCACAGCAAG TTTAAGAACGTTGAGGAAAGGCCATTTGAAGAAAGGAAAAACTGGGATGCATTCCATCCCCTCTTGGTTGCTGAAGGCCTTTTTGCATTCGCCAATGTTCTGAGCTATCTCCGTCTGTTCTTCATGTATACCACCAGCTCCATCTTGGGGCCTTTACAG ATCTCCATGGGCCAGATGCTACAAGAGTTTGGGAAGTTTCTTGGCTTATTCTTGCTTGTGCTCATCTCTTTCACCATTGGCCTGACACAACTCTATGGAAAAGACAAGGACCTATCCAGCTCCAAAAATACAACCAAGGACTGCACGGGCATCTTCTGTCGAGAGCAGAGCAATGACACCTTTCACAC GTTTATGGGGACATGTTACGCCCTCTTCTGGTACATTTTTTCCCTGGCACATGTGGCACTGTTTGTTACAAGGATTAGCTACACAGAGGAGCTGCGTTCGTTTGTTGGTGCTCTTATCATTGGTACCTACAACATTGTTGTGGTCATCGTTCTCACCAAACTCCTGGTGGCCATGCTGCATAAGAGCTTCAGACAGATTGCT AACCATGAAGATAAGGAATGGAAGTTTGCCAGGGCCAAGCTGTGGCTCAGCTACTTCGATGACAAGTGCACACTGCCTCCACCTTTCAACATCCTACCCTGTCCCAAGACCGTGTGTTACTTGGTCATCAGCTTGAGCAAATGGATCTGTTCCCACACCTCCACAGGCAAGGTCAAGAGACAGAATAGCCTCAAG GAATGGAGGAACCTGAAGCAGAAAAGAGATGAGAACTATCAGAAGATTATGTGCTGTCTTGTTCACCGTTACCTAACCTCCACAAGGCAGAAGATGCAGAGCACGGACCAGGCCACGGTAGAGAACCTCAGTGATCTGCGGCAAGACCTCTCCAAGTTCCGCAATGAAATGAGGGATCTTTTGGGCTTCCGCACCTCCAAATATGCCATGTTTTACCCCAGAAGCTAA